Proteins from a single region of Cytophagaceae bacterium:
- the arr gene encoding NAD(+)--rifampin ADP-ribosyltransferase has protein sequence MIFNTVEECDKIKGFAGPKNEENFDRLERELINIARSATPFAQIYFHGTKADLKPGDFIEVGNNSNYRQRKNAKYIFLSATLDAAIWGAELGLGENRERIYLVEPTGPIEDDPDLTDKKFPGNPTKSYRSTSPFKIVGEVTHWQGHSPDQVKAMKDGLAKLNEQV, from the coding sequence ATGATTTTTAATACGGTCGAAGAATGCGATAAAATCAAAGGTTTTGCCGGACCAAAAAACGAGGAGAACTTTGACAGGTTAGAAAGAGAGCTTATTAACATAGCAAGAAGTGCAACTCCATTTGCTCAAATTTATTTTCACGGGACAAAGGCTGACCTCAAACCTGGCGACTTTATTGAAGTCGGTAACAACTCCAACTATAGACAAAGGAAAAATGCAAAATACATTTTTCTTTCCGCAACGCTAGATGCTGCAATTTGGGGTGCTGAACTTGGATTGGGCGAAAATCGGGAAAGAATTTATTTGGTTGAACCAACAGGGCCAATTGAAGACGACCCTGACCTGACAGACAAAAAGTTTCCGGGTAACCCGACAAAATCTTATCGTTCAACCAGCCCATTTAAGATAGTTGGTGAAGTCACCCATTGGCAGGGACACTCACCAGACCAGGTTAAAGCAATGAAAGATGGATTGGCAAAACTTAATGAACAAGTTTAA
- the rsgA gene encoding ribosome small subunit-dependent GTPase A: MKLEDLGYNDKLRKLSVEHKLSDFEIGRVIAEHKERYIVKTENGEYEAEITGNLRFSAKSRVDFPAVGDWVALTTYDAEFSVIHKILPRLSMITRQAVGQFGEIQIIATNIDYAFLIQAVDRDFNINRLERYLTICYSSKVKPIIVLTKTDLISEQKLTEITDSIKQRIKDIAVFAISNETQDGYEALKMTIEKGKTYCMLGSSGVGKSTLLNNLSGKALMRTDSISHSTNKGRHITSHRELIVLENGGILVDNPGMREVGIADTSSGLETTFDRIVQLSLDCRFKDCTHTSEIGCSVLEAVENGEIDKKSYENYLKMEREKAHFESSVEERRKKDKEFGKVLKNYKKDMKRNIF, from the coding sequence ATGAAATTAGAAGATCTTGGATACAATGACAAACTCCGGAAGTTAAGCGTTGAGCATAAGCTTTCAGACTTTGAGATTGGCAGAGTCATTGCCGAGCATAAGGAAAGATATATTGTAAAAACCGAAAACGGTGAATATGAAGCCGAAATAACCGGAAATCTACGATTTTCAGCAAAAAGCCGGGTAGATTTCCCTGCGGTTGGCGATTGGGTTGCATTGACAACATACGATGCTGAATTTTCGGTAATCCATAAAATACTGCCAAGACTATCAATGATTACAAGACAAGCCGTCGGTCAATTTGGAGAGATACAAATAATAGCTACAAATATTGATTATGCATTTCTGATTCAGGCCGTCGACAGAGACTTTAATATCAACAGACTTGAAAGATATCTGACCATATGTTATTCGTCAAAAGTTAAACCCATAATTGTATTGACGAAAACTGATTTAATTAGTGAGCAAAAGCTAACTGAAATTACTGACAGTATTAAACAGCGAATAAAAGACATTGCCGTTTTTGCGATTAGTAACGAAACTCAGGATGGATACGAAGCCCTGAAAATGACCATTGAAAAAGGCAAAACCTATTGTATGCTTGGTTCATCAGGAGTGGGAAAGTCAACATTATTGAACAATCTCTCAGGGAAAGCCTTAATGAGAACAGATTCAATAAGCCATAGCACAAATAAAGGAAGACACATAACAAGTCACAGAGAATTAATTGTCCTTGAAAATGGTGGAATCCTTGTTGACAATCCAGGAATGAGAGAAGTAGGAATTGCGGACACATCAAGTGGACTAGAGACCACTTTTGACAGAATTGTCCAGCTTTCTCTTGATTGCAGATTTAAAGATTGTACGCATACAAGTGAAATCGGTTGTTCGGTATTAGAAGCAGTTGAAAACGGAGAAATCGACAAAAAATCTTATGAAAACTATCTAAAAATGGAGCGGGAAAAAGCACATTTTGAATCCAGCGTTGAAGAGAGACGAAAAAAAGATAAAGAGTTTGGAAAAGTGCTTAAAAACTATAAAAAAGATATGAAGAGAAATATTTTCTAA
- a CDS encoding Crp/Fnr family transcriptional regulator, with protein sequence MINENLHTEIKIRKGDFFVRHGQQNYRIGKILKGILKGYSIDNDGIEIITHFFMEDDLVSGNYIPNIPATFNIQALEDCIISVADYQKVFSYLNSNTEITNIILSNFQKLNQQNHSRIEVLITGDALNKYKWFLEEYPNLLNRVPHYNIANFLGMTPTQLSRIRRTFSQQM encoded by the coding sequence ATGATAAATGAAAACCTTCATACAGAAATAAAAATCCGAAAAGGTGATTTCTTTGTCAGACATGGACAGCAGAATTACAGAATAGGGAAAATACTTAAGGGAATCCTAAAAGGGTATAGCATAGACAATGATGGAATTGAAATTATTACGCATTTTTTTATGGAAGATGACCTTGTGTCTGGAAATTATATCCCCAACATCCCGGCAACCTTTAATATCCAGGCCCTGGAAGATTGTATTATCTCAGTAGCTGATTACCAAAAGGTTTTTTCTTATCTAAATTCAAACACAGAAATAACAAACATTATTCTTTCAAATTTCCAGAAACTTAACCAACAGAATCATTCCAGAATTGAAGTATTGATCACTGGAGATGCTTTAAATAAATACAAGTGGTTTTTAGAAGAATACCCCAATCTTTTAAACAGGGTGCCTCATTATAATATCGCAAACTTTCTTGGCATGACACCAACACAACTAAGCAGGATACGCAGAACATTTTCTCAACAAATGTAA
- a CDS encoding helix-turn-helix transcriptional regulator, with product MKTYSFEEMKDKHIGKQGTPNRDAYENELRLEILGQTIKEIRQERNLTQEQLGVLVGVKKAQISKIENSFTDARFDTILKVFKALNAKLNFNVELLNQKMAID from the coding sequence ATGAAAACTTACAGTTTTGAAGAAATGAAAGATAAGCACATAGGTAAACAAGGAACACCTAATAGAGATGCTTATGAAAACGAACTAAGGCTTGAAATACTTGGGCAAACTATCAAAGAAATAAGACAAGAAAGAAACTTAACTCAAGAGCAGCTTGGGGTACTTGTTGGAGTGAAAAAAGCTCAAATTTCTAAAATTGAAAACAGTTTTACAGACGCCAGATTTGATACAATTTTAAAGGTTTTTAAGGCTTTGAATGCCAAACTTAATTTTAACGTAGAGCTTTTAAATCAAAAAATGGCGATCGATTGA
- a CDS encoding type II toxin-antitoxin system RelE/ParE family toxin: protein MNPKFKVVFTEEAAEFLDSLSDKAKNKVYFNIDKATFVNDPEIFKKLEDDIWEFRTLFQQHAIRLFAFWDKEDKSETLVISTHGLIKKTQKTPKKEIEKAKQIRMDYFKHKQSKK, encoded by the coding sequence ATGAATCCAAAATTCAAAGTTGTTTTTACTGAGGAAGCAGCAGAATTTCTTGACTCTTTATCTGATAAAGCAAAAAATAAAGTTTACTTCAACATCGACAAGGCAACTTTTGTAAACGACCCAGAAATATTCAAAAAACTGGAAGACGATATTTGGGAGTTCAGAACGTTATTTCAACAGCATGCTATTCGACTTTTTGCTTTTTGGGACAAAGAGGATAAATCAGAGACCTTAGTTATCTCCACCCACGGACTGATTAAGAAAACTCAAAAGACACCTAAAAAAGAAATCGAGAAAGCAAAGCAGATTAGAATGGATTATTTCAAACATAAACAGTCAAAAAAATGA
- a CDS encoding RDD family protein, producing MELYFQKTLGKFITKTIVLKENGEKPTLSDLLIRSLCRFIPFDPLSFLYAQYTPKGFHDTLSKTIVVVEKS from the coding sequence TTGGAATTATATTTTCAGAAAACCTTAGGCAAGTTTATAACCAAAACTATTGTTTTGAAAGAAAATGGCGAAAAACCCACTTTATCAGATTTGTTAATTAGGTCTTTATGCCGATTTATTCCTTTCGACCCGCTGTCTTTTTTATATGCCCAATATACACCTAAAGGGTTTCATGATACACTTTCAAAAACAATAGTAGTTGTTGAGAAATCCTAA
- a CDS encoding IS1595 family transposase, with the protein MNIVQISNNLPTEKEVTDYFEFVRWGTKKNCCHCGGEHITKRYEDYRYHCYECGRKFSVTTNTQLHSTNLSLKTWLFSFALISDAKKGLSALQLQRNLGISYVTAFRMYHKIRQIMSDGNEHLEGILEMDETYIGGKPRKYQSAKFGKKYRNAELDDRIEELESRFVFENEAYKKNANSENAKRGRGTLKTPVAGIVQRNGNVVAEVMNLTDSASLKRLVRKYVSLPDSVLLTDEYKSYSRFNAVIEHIKIDHQKMYSYRGLNTNTIEGFWAIVKRGIIGQYHNVSDEYLQNYIDEFCFKYNNRKYDDMFETLVFNAMLPPETDFKDLNPQFVKSNQGKRRAKLAEKYAMSNSI; encoded by the coding sequence ATGAACATCGTCCAAATATCCAACAACTTGCCAACCGAAAAAGAGGTTACAGACTATTTTGAGTTTGTCAGGTGGGGCACAAAGAAAAACTGCTGTCATTGTGGCGGTGAACACATCACAAAACGTTACGAAGATTACAGATACCATTGTTATGAGTGCGGTCGCAAATTTTCGGTTACAACCAACACCCAACTACATTCTACCAACCTTTCTCTCAAAACCTGGCTTTTCTCTTTTGCTTTGATAAGTGATGCCAAAAAAGGATTGTCAGCTTTACAGCTTCAGCGAAATCTCGGCATAAGCTATGTGACGGCATTCAGGATGTATCATAAAATCAGGCAAATCATGTCAGATGGCAATGAACATCTCGAAGGTATTTTAGAAATGGATGAAACCTACATAGGAGGAAAACCACGTAAATATCAGAGTGCTAAATTTGGTAAAAAATATCGAAATGCAGAGCTTGACGATAGAATTGAAGAACTTGAAAGCAGGTTTGTTTTTGAGAATGAAGCATACAAGAAAAATGCAAATAGTGAAAACGCAAAACGTGGCAGGGGTACATTAAAAACACCTGTGGCTGGTATCGTTCAGCGAAACGGCAATGTGGTAGCAGAGGTTATGAATTTGACCGATTCAGCGAGTTTGAAACGACTTGTAAGAAAGTATGTAAGTTTGCCCGATAGCGTCCTTTTGACCGATGAATACAAATCTTACAGCCGATTCAATGCCGTAATTGAGCATATCAAGATTGACCATCAGAAAATGTATAGTTATCGGGGATTAAACACCAATACCATAGAAGGCTTTTGGGCAATAGTAAAAAGGGGTATTATAGGGCAGTATCATAATGTAAGTGACGAATATTTACAGAACTACATTGATGAATTTTGCTTTAAATACAACAATCGGAAGTATGACGATATGTTTGAAACTCTCGTATTTAATGCCATGCTACCCCCAGAAACAGACTTCAAAGACCTTAACCCCCAATTCGTAAAATCTAATCAAGGCAAGCGTAGAGCCAAGTTGGCCGAAAAATACGCTATGTCAAATAGTATATAA
- a CDS encoding GIY-YIG nuclease family protein: MPRKKTQHEAILDFRNQHGDKYDYSLVEYVNSTTKITVICSKHGNFQITPGHHKNGVGCRKCYDDSQKTSKDEFIRRSQEHWGDLYDYSFFDELPSAGKMVKIKCTLHNILFKQKPSNHIKGHTGCVQCKVLKLSGNKNNLGRIKTQAELNEEFIDRAKKIHGDSYDYSEFMYKNSAKSGKIICSKHGDFFQSPSNHLRGTKCPHCVIESFTVGTFKEKCIEKGIDYHRALKRRQAGLNEEKIFSPDYIRHEREINKVTVFGEEYPNIEEATRVLRPPASSTTINRWIKEGMKLEEAFERIPNPGYADGIIYLITNNLNEKQYIGLTVQTLERRWRYHQEQANTNHIKSKESLHAAIREFGADNFSIKAIDSGTTKKGLERKEREWIKKLNTLIPNGYNISTGGISGGSNSKPTTIDGKRFKSVKEAAKYVSETRKILYEAAKGRIRSGRIDVKTPSKPGESYVKSKVYKTWSSIKHGSINPNSRDYIPNIEFHNRWNDFLLFREDVGEPTYMDMVFKRIDQDKGFFPSNCKWMTKSEACKINAQHMKTKGTLKGRKSKKK, from the coding sequence ATGCCTAGAAAGAAAACACAACATGAAGCAATATTAGATTTTCGTAATCAACACGGTGATAAATACGATTATTCTCTAGTAGAATATGTTAATTCTACAACTAAAATAACTGTGATTTGCTCAAAGCATGGAAACTTTCAAATTACGCCTGGTCATCACAAAAATGGCGTAGGCTGTAGAAAATGTTATGATGATTCTCAGAAAACAAGTAAAGACGAATTTATAAGGCGTTCACAAGAACATTGGGGTGATTTATATGATTATTCTTTTTTTGATGAATTGCCATCTGCAGGTAAGATGGTTAAGATAAAATGTACTCTACACAATATTTTATTTAAACAAAAACCTAGTAATCATATTAAAGGTCATACTGGTTGTGTACAATGCAAGGTTCTTAAACTTTCTGGAAACAAAAATAATTTAGGGCGAATTAAAACTCAAGCTGAATTAAATGAGGAGTTTATTGATAGGGCTAAGAAAATTCATGGTGATTCTTATGATTACAGTGAATTTATGTACAAGAATTCTGCTAAAAGCGGTAAAATAATATGTTCAAAGCATGGAGATTTTTTTCAATCTCCAAGTAATCATCTCAGAGGAACAAAATGTCCTCATTGTGTAATTGAGAGTTTTACCGTAGGCACATTTAAAGAAAAATGTATTGAAAAGGGGATTGATTATCATAGAGCATTAAAAAGGCGACAAGCTGGATTAAATGAAGAGAAAATATTTTCACCTGATTATATTAGACATGAGCGAGAGATTAACAAGGTTACTGTATTTGGAGAAGAATATCCTAATATTGAGGAAGCAACACGAGTATTAAGACCTCCCGCAAGTTCTACAACAATCAATAGATGGATCAAAGAAGGTATGAAGCTGGAGGAAGCTTTTGAGAGAATCCCAAACCCTGGATACGCGGATGGAATCATATATTTAATAACGAATAACTTGAATGAGAAGCAATATATCGGTTTGACTGTTCAAACTTTGGAAAGAAGGTGGAGATATCATCAAGAACAAGCAAATACAAACCATATAAAAAGTAAAGAATCTTTACATGCAGCAATTAGAGAATTTGGTGCGGACAATTTCTCAATTAAGGCGATAGATTCTGGAACAACGAAAAAGGGATTAGAACGAAAAGAAAGAGAATGGATAAAGAAATTAAACACATTGATTCCTAATGGCTATAACATTTCAACAGGTGGAATTAGTGGCGGTTCCAACAGTAAACCAACAACTATAGATGGGAAAAGATTTAAAAGTGTAAAAGAAGCTGCAAAATATGTTTCTGAAACAAGAAAAATATTATATGAAGCTGCAAAAGGTAGAATTAGGTCTGGACGAATTGATGTAAAAACACCTTCTAAGCCTGGAGAAAGCTATGTTAAATCAAAAGTTTATAAAACATGGAGTAGCATAAAACATGGAAGTATCAACCCAAATTCAAGAGATTATATTCCCAACATTGAATTTCATAATAGATGGAACGACTTCTTATTATTCAGGGAAGATGTTGGAGAACCTACTTATATGGATATGGTTTTCAAGCGGATTGATCAGGATAAAGGTTTTTTTCCTAGTAATTGTAAATGGATGACAAAGAGCGAAGCTTGTAAGATTAATGCACAACATATGAAAACGAAAGGGACTCTGAAAGGAAGAAAGTCAAAAAAAAAATAG
- the cadA gene encoding cadmium-translocating P-type ATPase has translation MEHKHTYDAKGKQLCCSQQEKIYTNAGANSLLEDGHSKKDGHNHSEHSDEDGHDHSKGNDSVIKMFLPAMISLCLLLIAIAFDNYFPQSWFTSWVRIIWYVVAYIPVGFPVVKEAFTSIGKGEIFSEFLLMSIATIGAFAIGEYPEGVAVMLFYAVGEVFQTLAVKRAKANIKTLLDQRPDEVTIIQNNQSKITKAEQVNIGDIIQLRPGEKLGLDGELISDNASFNTATLTGESKPDTKSKGDVVLAGMINLNTVAQVKVTTAYTDSKLSKILELVQNATAQKAPTELFIRKFAKIYTPIVVALAILITALPYFFVDNYVFSQWLYRALVFLVISCPCALVISIPLGYFGGIGSASRNGILFKGSNFLDIIANIQNVVMDKTGTMTEGVFKVQEVILKPEFNKDEILQIVNALESQSTHPVATAIHNYVGQVDSNISLVSVEEISGHGLKAIVNGKELLVGNFKLMDKFNIAYDIDPSTIVYTLIAIAYDKIFIGYLTIADSIKEDAQITIDKLKALGVKTTMLSGDKSTVVKFVAEKLGIANAYGDLLPEDKVNKVKELIAKNETVCFVGDGVNDAPVVALSNVGIAMGGLGSDATIETADVVIQDDMPSKIPMAINIGKQTKKIVWQNIILAFVVKAIVLILGAGGLATMWEAVFADVGVALLAILNAVRIQRMKF, from the coding sequence ATGGAACATAAACATACCTACGATGCAAAAGGCAAGCAACTTTGTTGCTCACAGCAAGAAAAAATATATACAAATGCAGGGGCAAATTCTTTGTTAGAAGATGGACATAGTAAAAAAGATGGGCACAATCATAGTGAACATTCAGACGAAGATGGACACGACCATTCAAAAGGCAATGATAGTGTTATAAAAATGTTTTTACCAGCAATGATTTCACTATGTTTATTACTTATTGCTATTGCATTTGATAATTATTTTCCACAATCGTGGTTTACAAGTTGGGTAAGAATTATTTGGTATGTAGTTGCTTACATTCCAGTTGGCTTTCCAGTAGTCAAAGAAGCATTTACAAGCATTGGAAAAGGAGAAATATTCTCTGAATTTTTGCTAATGAGTATTGCAACTATCGGAGCATTTGCAATAGGCGAATATCCCGAAGGCGTAGCAGTAATGTTATTTTATGCAGTTGGCGAAGTGTTTCAAACTTTAGCAGTAAAAAGAGCCAAAGCAAACATAAAAACATTACTCGACCAACGTCCTGATGAAGTTACTATCATTCAAAACAATCAATCCAAAATTACAAAAGCAGAACAGGTAAATATTGGCGATATTATACAACTTAGACCAGGTGAAAAATTGGGTTTAGATGGAGAATTAATATCAGATAATGCTTCATTCAACACAGCAACACTTACAGGCGAAAGCAAACCAGATACAAAATCGAAAGGTGATGTGGTTTTAGCAGGAATGATAAATTTAAACACCGTAGCACAAGTCAAAGTAACAACAGCCTATACTGATAGTAAGTTGAGTAAAATTTTAGAATTGGTACAAAATGCTACTGCACAAAAAGCACCAACAGAATTATTTATCAGAAAATTTGCAAAAATTTACACCCCAATAGTAGTTGCTTTAGCTATTCTTATAACAGCACTTCCTTACTTTTTTGTAGATAATTATGTTTTTAGTCAATGGTTATACAGAGCTTTGGTTTTCTTGGTTATTTCTTGTCCTTGTGCATTAGTAATTAGTATTCCATTAGGTTATTTTGGCGGTATCGGTTCTGCAAGCAGAAATGGTATTTTATTTAAGGGTAGTAATTTTTTAGATATAATAGCCAATATTCAGAATGTAGTAATGGATAAAACAGGCACTATGACAGAAGGCGTTTTCAAAGTTCAAGAAGTAATATTAAAACCCGAATTTAATAAAGACGAAATACTGCAAATAGTAAATGCTTTAGAAAGTCAAAGTACACACCCAGTTGCTACAGCTATTCATAATTATGTTGGTCAGGTAGATAGTAATATCAGCTTAGTAAGTGTAGAGGAAATATCAGGGCACGGATTAAAAGCAATTGTAAACGGAAAGGAATTATTAGTGGGGAATTTTAAATTAATGGACAAATTTAATATTGCTTATGATATTGACCCAAGTACTATTGTTTACACATTAATAGCTATTGCATACGATAAAATATTTATTGGTTATTTAACCATTGCCGATAGCATTAAAGAAGATGCACAAATTACCATTGACAAATTAAAAGCATTAGGAGTAAAAACTACAATGTTAAGTGGAGATAAAAGCACAGTGGTAAAATTTGTAGCCGAAAAATTAGGCATTGCAAACGCCTATGGCGATTTATTACCCGAAGACAAAGTAAATAAAGTAAAAGAACTCATTGCTAAAAATGAAACCGTTTGTTTTGTAGGAGATGGCGTAAACGATGCACCCGTAGTAGCATTGAGCAATGTAGGTATAGCAATGGGTGGTTTAGGCAGTGATGCTACCATAGAAACAGCAGATGTAGTTATACAAGACGATATGCCAAGTAAAATCCCAATGGCTATAAACATAGGGAAACAAACCAAAAAAATTGTTTGGCAAAATATTATACTTGCATTTGTTGTTAAAGCCATTGTTCTAATATTAGGTGCAGGTGGATTAGCTACAATGTGGGAAGCAGTATTTGCTGATGTAGGAGTAGCATTATTAGCAATTCTAAATGCAGTACGAATACAAAGAATGAAGTTTTGA
- a CDS encoding isoprenylcysteine carboxylmethyltransferase family protein: MDILKIYLPIYLLVYILIAFVVPTYRTFKKTGINPITFGKTDNAHDYIGFVMKLLIAFLFVAVLCFSFSNTLYYYTIPISYLCFSAFKIIGLVLIHISLIWIGIAQYQMSKSWRIGIDEKNKTELIIKGVFSISRNPIFLGMIISILGLFMIVPTALSFCLLITTYFIIQIQIRLEEDFLEKQHRQEYINYKLKTRRLI; encoded by the coding sequence ATGGATATACTTAAAATATATTTACCGATATACTTATTAGTTTACATATTAATAGCATTTGTAGTGCCTACATATCGAACTTTCAAAAAAACAGGAATAAATCCTATAACATTTGGAAAGACTGATAATGCCCACGATTATATTGGATTTGTAATGAAACTACTTATTGCATTTCTATTTGTAGCAGTTTTATGTTTTTCATTTTCTAATACACTTTATTACTACACCATTCCTATTTCTTATCTGTGTTTTAGTGCTTTCAAAATAATTGGTTTAGTTTTAATTCATATTTCTTTAATATGGATAGGTATTGCACAATATCAAATGAGTAAAAGTTGGCGTATTGGCATAGATGAAAAAAATAAAACTGAATTAATAATTAAAGGTGTTTTTTCAATAAGCCGAAATCCTATTTTTTTAGGAATGATAATAAGTATTTTGGGTCTATTTATGATAGTACCTACAGCATTATCCTTTTGCTTATTGATTACCACTTATTTTATAATTCAAATACAAATTCGCTTAGAAGAAGATTTCTTAGAAAAACAACACAGACAAGAATATATCAATTATAAACTTAAAACAAGAAGACTAATTTAA
- a CDS encoding efflux RND transporter periplasmic adaptor subunit, protein MIFQINKIISVTIILTLLLSACSNHKEGDGHNHGTAETKTEAKKEEHHEEAPATIASLTAEQIKTVGITFGNIENKELTATIKANGNLKVPNNNKANATSLYGGVIKTLNVQIGSYVKKGQIIATIANPQFIQLQEEYLSTGSRITFAEQEVARQKELNEGNAGAKKNLQSATADLNSLRTRRASLQQQIQLMGINPNNVSNGNLQSMLVVSSPISGTVSNVFAKIGSYVDVSSPVAEIVDNGSLHLDLNVFEKDLPMLKVGQTIHFTLTNNPTTEYDAVVYSIGSAFESESKTIPVHCNVKGNKTGLIDGMNITAIVSLNNVTSPAVPTEAIVEADGKYYIFIKTNKEPEEHHEDGEEVHDHKEAEKGKEAEPKNTTNFEKIEIVKGVSNMGYTAITFVNDIPKDAVIVTKGAFFINAKLSNTGGHEH, encoded by the coding sequence ATGATATTTCAAATAAATAAAATAATTTCTGTAACAATAATTCTTACTTTATTGTTATCTGCCTGTAGCAATCATAAGGAAGGAGATGGGCATAATCACGGAACGGCTGAAACAAAAACAGAAGCCAAAAAAGAAGAACACCACGAAGAAGCCCCAGCCACAATTGCTTCACTTACTGCTGAACAAATTAAAACAGTAGGTATTACCTTTGGCAATATTGAAAACAAAGAACTAACGGCAACCATAAAAGCAAATGGCAATCTAAAAGTTCCAAACAACAACAAGGCAAATGCTACTTCTTTATATGGTGGTGTAATTAAAACTTTGAATGTTCAAATAGGTTCTTATGTAAAAAAAGGACAAATCATTGCAACTATTGCCAATCCTCAATTTATTCAGCTCCAAGAAGAATATTTAAGTACAGGCAGTAGAATAACCTTTGCAGAACAAGAAGTTGCAAGGCAAAAAGAATTAAACGAAGGAAATGCAGGAGCAAAGAAAAACTTACAAAGTGCCACAGCCGATTTAAATAGTTTGCGAACTCGTAGAGCTTCATTACAGCAACAAATTCAACTAATGGGCATTAACCCTAATAATGTAAGCAACGGAAATTTACAATCTATGTTGGTGGTTTCAAGTCCTATAAGTGGTACTGTGAGTAATGTATTTGCTAAAATCGGCTCGTATGTAGATGTATCTTCGCCTGTAGCCGAAATTGTAGATAACGGTAGTTTACATTTAGATCTCAATGTATTTGAAAAAGACCTACCAATGCTAAAAGTTGGACAAACTATTCATTTTACCTTAACTAACAATCCAACTACAGAATACGATGCAGTAGTTTATAGCATTGGTTCGGCTTTTGAAAGTGAAAGCAAAACCATACCAGTACATTGCAATGTAAAAGGCAATAAAACAGGATTAATTGATGGGATGAATATTACAGCCATAGTTAGTCTAAACAATGTTACTTCACCAGCCGTACCTACCGAAGCTATTGTAGAAGCTGATGGTAAGTATTACATTTTTATAAAAACAAACAAAGAACCTGAAGAACACCACGAAGATGGCGAAGAAGTACACGACCATAAGGAAGCAGAAAAAGGCAAGGAAGCAGAGCCAAAAAACACCACCAATTTTGAAAAAATAGAAATTGTAAAAGGTGTTTCTAATATGGGTTATACAGCAATCACATTTGTAAATGACATACCCAAAGATGCAGTAATTGTTACTAAAGGTGCATTTTTTATCAATGCTAAATTATCAAATACAGGCGGTCACGAACATTAA